One window of the Gemmatimonas sp. UBA7669 genome contains the following:
- a CDS encoding SWIB/MDM2 domain-containing protein — translation MAAAKKSAKKAAKKAAPKKAAAKKAAPKKAAKKAAPKKAAAKKAPAKKAAKPAKKAAKRTPNAAFMKPLTPSADLAAIVGDKGLPRTEVVKKLWAYIKKNGLQDQKNKRQINADDKLKKVFGGKSSVSMFDMTKLVSKHLS, via the coding sequence ATGGCCGCTGCGAAGAAGTCAGCAAAGAAGGCTGCGAAGAAGGCTGCTCCCAAGAAGGCCGCCGCCAAGAAGGCGGCTCCCAAGAAGGCTGCGAAGAAGGCCGCGCCGAAGAAGGCTGCTGCCAAGAAGGCTCCCGCCAAGAAGGCGGCCAAGCCGGCCAAGAAGGCCGCCAAGCGGACGCCGAACGCGGCGTTCATGAAGCCGCTCACCCCGAGCGCTGATCTCGCCGCCATCGTCGGCGACAAGGGCCTGCCCCGCACCGAAGTCGTGAAGAAGCTCTGGGCCTACATCAAGAAGAACGGCCTCCAGGATCAGAAGAACAAGCGCCAGATCAACGCCGACGACAAGCTCAAGAAGGTCTTCGGTGGCAAGAGCTCGGTCAGCATGTTCGACATGACCAAGCTGGTTTCCAAGCACCTGTCGTAA
- a CDS encoding deoxyribonuclease IV translates to MLFLGSHCIDTGGIHMAARRAGRGGMQALQIFSAVPKYYNDKVSVKPERIARFREALEQAGIAPAQVIVHAAYVINTATPDPEKWARAAAGLAKEYERSTALGVGGVCFHPGAATDGDRDGAIARVSEAMRRALEAVPESGTRLLIENTAGAGTTVGRTPDEVAAMLAGIPADRRHRTGYGLDTCHLFASGYDLTVSRDAVTAVLDAFEQATGEPPAFLHLNDSEGACGSNKDRHRVIGEGLIGADAFGWLLQDPRARGIPCILETPQAVETVAEDDDTPDVWDVDSIARLRALAAG, encoded by the coding sequence ATGTTATTTCTCGGTTCTCACTGCATCGACACCGGCGGCATTCACATGGCGGCCCGCCGCGCCGGCCGGGGCGGCATGCAGGCGCTGCAGATCTTCAGCGCCGTGCCCAAGTACTACAACGACAAGGTGAGCGTGAAGCCCGAGCGCATCGCCCGCTTCCGCGAAGCGCTCGAGCAGGCGGGCATTGCCCCGGCGCAGGTCATCGTGCATGCCGCCTACGTCATCAACACGGCCACGCCCGACCCCGAGAAGTGGGCGCGCGCCGCGGCGGGTCTGGCCAAGGAGTACGAACGCTCCACCGCACTCGGTGTGGGCGGCGTGTGCTTTCATCCTGGCGCCGCCACCGACGGCGACCGCGACGGCGCCATCGCCCGCGTGAGTGAGGCCATGCGCCGCGCCCTTGAGGCCGTACCGGAAAGCGGGACGCGACTGCTCATCGAAAACACGGCCGGCGCCGGCACCACCGTGGGACGAACGCCCGACGAAGTGGCCGCGATGCTCGCCGGTATTCCCGCCGACCGCCGGCATCGCACCGGCTACGGTCTCGACACCTGCCACCTGTTTGCGTCGGGTTACGATCTCACGGTGTCGCGCGACGCCGTCACCGCCGTCCTCGACGCCTTCGAGCAGGCCACGGGTGAGCCGCCGGCCTTCCTGCACCTCAACGACAGCGAAGGCGCCTGTGGGTCGAACAAGGATCGCCACCGGGTCATTGGCGAGGGCCTGATCGGCGCCGACGCCTTCGGGTGGTTGCTGCAGGACCCGCGGGCGCGCGGCATTCCCTGCATCCTCGAAACACCACAGGCGGTGGAAACCGTCGCCGAAGATGACGACACCCCCGACGTCTGGGACGTCGACTCCATTGCCAGATTGCGCGCGTTGGCCGCGGGCTGA
- a CDS encoding alpha/beta hydrolase, whose translation MPRGLVGAVALVLSVLAISTAMPAALAQSASPSASPSLSRGSVVTDTLWSAALGTHKAVTVYLPPSYQSQRSTRFPVLYYLHGLWGNERNWVDNGALALTMDSLVAGGAPQAIVVMPDGDDSWYTTWASLPDLAGCQRDTARAEPAAQYCVPWPHYDDYLAVDVVDFIDRRYRTQATRARRAIAGLSMGGYGAVTLALSYPERFVAAASHSGVLSTRLLPGDSAGSVRRANALPDFSRAAGSLWTSQRRAFGGDSIAWWARDPLTQLERFAPRVASGQVQWPALFVDVGVDDTWLRHNRDFARTARAVGAPLSYRELPGAHTWRYWRAQAAFSLRALLLAVTAP comes from the coding sequence ATGCCGCGCGGACTGGTTGGCGCCGTGGCGCTGGTGCTGTCGGTGCTCGCCATCTCCACGGCCATGCCTGCGGCCTTGGCACAGTCCGCCTCGCCGTCGGCTTCGCCGTCACTGTCGCGTGGCAGCGTCGTCACCGACACGCTCTGGTCCGCCGCACTTGGCACACACAAGGCCGTCACGGTCTATCTGCCACCGTCGTACCAGAGTCAGCGCAGCACACGATTCCCGGTGCTCTACTATCTGCACGGGCTCTGGGGGAACGAGCGCAACTGGGTGGACAACGGCGCGCTGGCGCTCACCATGGACTCGCTGGTGGCTGGCGGCGCACCGCAGGCCATTGTCGTCATGCCTGACGGAGACGACAGTTGGTACACCACCTGGGCGTCACTGCCCGACTTGGCGGGCTGTCAGCGCGACACCGCGCGCGCCGAGCCTGCGGCGCAGTACTGCGTGCCCTGGCCGCACTACGACGACTACCTCGCGGTGGACGTGGTGGACTTCATCGACCGACGCTATCGCACCCAGGCCACGCGCGCGCGACGTGCCATTGCGGGCCTCAGCATGGGCGGGTACGGTGCCGTCACCCTCGCGCTCAGCTATCCCGAACGATTCGTGGCGGCAGCCAGTCATTCCGGCGTGCTGTCCACCCGACTTCTGCCGGGTGACTCGGCGGGATCGGTCCGGCGCGCCAACGCCTTGCCGGACTTCAGCCGCGCGGCTGGCAGTCTGTGGACGTCGCAGCGCCGCGCGTTTGGCGGAGACAGCATTGCCTGGTGGGCCCGCGATCCGCTGACGCAGCTCGAGCGCTTTGCGCCGCGTGTCGCGAGTGGGCAGGTGCAGTGGCCGGCATTGTTCGTGGATGTCGGGGTCGACGACACCTGGCTGCGCCACAACCGCGATTTTGCACGCACAGCGCGCGCCGTTGGTGCACCACTGAGCTACCGCGAACTGCCAGGGGCGCATACCTGGCGCTACTGGCGCGCCCAGGCGGCGTTCAGCCTGCGCGCACTGCTGCTGGCCGTCACGGCGCCCTGA
- a CDS encoding M24 family metallopeptidase, with protein sequence MASAHRLPSHGYRSLLFLTAICLTAPQLSAQPVTSPKTPGARHSGSPAADTLRPFGLLRDQAEQRQKWFELRMERTLPALMRREGVDMWVVPMREYNEDPLFKAITSPTTFAARRRTIYVFFDRGAQGVERIALGGTSQGNVYKAVRSMKPVAAPAAGSRGNERQAELWGDEQWSVLKQVIEERKPRKIAINTSRNFAFADGLSSGEKEGMLEALGQPWVSRIVNAEALAVDLIAARQPEEEAAFRELNRVAWEIIQEAFSSKVITPGVTKADDVLWWMRQRVNDLGLGTWFQPSVEVQRQFGSPELVGVNPTILRGDVLHCDFGIVALGLNTDTQHMGYVLREGETDVPAGLKAALKASNRLQDITVEELKPGRTGNDVLAASLKRMRDEKIDGTLYSHPIGLHGHGAGALIGLWDYQDGVPGRGDHKIIPGMWYSIELQATVPVPEWNNQRVRSAQEEDVIIDANGKVRWAFGRQTTFHLVK encoded by the coding sequence ATGGCTTCTGCTCACAGGCTTCCGTCCCACGGCTATCGCAGTTTGCTGTTCCTGACCGCGATCTGTTTGACCGCACCTCAACTGTCCGCCCAGCCCGTCACGTCTCCCAAGACGCCCGGTGCCCGTCACTCCGGCTCTCCCGCCGCTGACACCCTGCGTCCCTTTGGCCTGCTGCGCGATCAGGCCGAGCAGCGGCAGAAGTGGTTCGAGCTGCGCATGGAGCGCACCCTGCCGGCCCTGATGCGCCGCGAGGGCGTGGACATGTGGGTGGTGCCCATGCGCGAGTACAACGAGGACCCGCTGTTCAAGGCCATCACCTCGCCCACCACCTTCGCCGCACGTCGTCGCACCATCTACGTGTTCTTCGATCGCGGTGCGCAGGGTGTGGAGCGCATCGCGCTGGGTGGTACCTCACAGGGCAACGTCTACAAGGCCGTGCGCAGCATGAAGCCCGTGGCCGCGCCGGCAGCGGGCAGTCGTGGCAATGAGCGGCAGGCCGAGCTCTGGGGCGACGAGCAGTGGAGTGTGCTCAAGCAGGTCATCGAGGAGCGCAAGCCCAGAAAGATTGCCATCAACACCTCCCGCAACTTCGCGTTTGCGGACGGCCTGTCGAGTGGCGAGAAGGAAGGCATGCTCGAGGCGTTGGGTCAGCCGTGGGTGTCGCGCATCGTCAATGCCGAAGCGCTTGCCGTCGATCTCATCGCCGCGCGCCAGCCGGAAGAAGAAGCCGCCTTCCGTGAACTCAACCGCGTGGCCTGGGAAATCATCCAGGAAGCCTTTTCCAGCAAGGTCATCACGCCCGGCGTGACCAAGGCCGACGACGTGCTCTGGTGGATGCGGCAGCGCGTCAACGACCTGGGACTCGGCACCTGGTTCCAGCCGAGCGTGGAAGTGCAGCGGCAGTTCGGCAGTCCGGAATTGGTTGGTGTCAATCCCACCATCCTGCGCGGCGACGTGCTGCACTGTGACTTCGGCATCGTGGCGCTCGGCCTCAACACCGACACCCAGCATATGGGCTATGTGCTGCGTGAAGGGGAGACCGATGTGCCGGCCGGCCTCAAGGCGGCGCTCAAGGCCAGCAATCGGCTGCAGGACATCACCGTCGAGGAGCTCAAGCCCGGTCGCACCGGCAACGACGTGTTGGCTGCCTCGCTCAAGCGCATGCGTGACGAGAAGATCGACGGCACGTTGTATTCACACCCGATTGGCCTGCACGGCCACGGCGCCGGCGCCCTGATTGGCCTGTGGGACTACCAGGACGGTGTGCCGGGTCGCGGCGACCACAAGATCATTCCCGGCATGTGGTACTCCATCGAGCTGCAGGCCACGGTGCCCGTGCCCGAGTGGAACAACCAGCGCGTGCGCTCGGCGCAGGAAGAAGACGTGATCATCGACGCCAATGGCAAGGTGCGCTGGGCCTTTGGCCGCCAGACCACGTTCCATTTGGTGAAGTAG
- the lepB gene encoding signal peptidase I produces the protein MSDKSSVAALRSGKSSAGKSKGGKSAPGGGAGSGATTWENVKAVAVTIAIFLFIRTFLLEAYRIPSGSMIPTLLIGDWLFVNKLAYGPHVPFTNINLPGYDDPERGDVIVFVSPNQIDQPEDPTPTLVKRLVAVAGDTVWMRDGLLHVNGMPQRQSAEAQKNPRGDGGFSHPLFQWQKAYEVRGTRAGDPPASPTLDDWGPLVVPPNMLFMLGDNRYDSKDGRYWGLVPRENVRGRPVFVYYSYRADESVRPLPFLTDIRWGRIGTIIR, from the coding sequence GTGTCCGACAAGTCCTCGGTCGCTGCGCTGCGCAGTGGCAAATCTTCCGCCGGCAAGTCCAAAGGCGGCAAGTCCGCTCCCGGCGGCGGCGCCGGCAGCGGCGCCACGACCTGGGAGAACGTGAAGGCCGTCGCGGTCACCATCGCGATCTTCCTGTTCATCCGGACCTTCCTGCTCGAGGCCTATCGCATCCCCTCGGGCAGCATGATTCCCACGCTCCTCATTGGCGACTGGCTCTTCGTGAACAAGCTGGCCTACGGCCCGCATGTCCCGTTCACCAACATCAACCTGCCGGGCTACGACGACCCCGAGCGTGGCGACGTCATCGTGTTCGTCTCGCCCAACCAGATCGATCAGCCCGAGGACCCCACGCCCACGCTCGTCAAGCGCCTCGTGGCCGTGGCCGGCGACACCGTCTGGATGCGCGACGGCCTCCTTCACGTGAACGGCATGCCGCAGCGGCAGAGCGCCGAGGCGCAGAAGAATCCGCGCGGCGACGGCGGCTTCTCGCACCCGCTCTTCCAGTGGCAAAAGGCCTACGAAGTGCGCGGTACGCGCGCCGGCGATCCGCCCGCCTCGCCCACGCTCGATGACTGGGGCCCGCTGGTCGTGCCGCCCAACATGCTCTTCATGCTCGGCGACAACCGCTACGACTCGAAGGACGGACGCTACTGGGGCCTCGTACCGCGCGAAAACGTGCGCGGACGTCCGGTGTTTGTGTACTACTCCTACCGCGCCGACGAAAGTGTGCGTCCGCTGCCGTTCCTCACGGACATCCGCTGGGGACGCATCGGGACCATCATTCGCTGA